The sequence below is a genomic window from Colias croceus chromosome 11, ilColCroc2.1.
GCAGTAGGATTTACTTTCTAATGATTCCATGATATGTTTTGTTAGTCTATGCACTTGGTCGATGGTAGCATGCTTACTGCGAAATCCAAACTGGTGATCGGGAATTAGCTCCTTTTCTTTGAGTATCGGCAGGATGCGTTGCAATAGCAGGGACTCGTATATCTTAGATGGAGTAGGTAGCAGGCTTATGGGCCTATATGATTTTGCTTCCTCAGGTTGTTTCTCTGGCTTCAGCAGCATTATGATTTGTGCGACCTTCCACTCCAAAGGAAAGAAATGCAGTCTTGTCATTGCATTAAATAGTGACGTAAGGAAGATTATGCCAGATTCAGGTAGTTCTTTGAGTATACGATTTGTGATAAGGTCGTATCCTGGGGCCTTATTTGGgtcagatttttttatagtctGGGAAACCTCAGATTTGGTAAATTTAATAGACATATCCTGTGTACCTTTTGGACTGCTTAAGCGGTTAGTAATTTCTGCTGCATCTTCTGGTGTGCCGTCATATGGGTGAGGAGTGAATACATTTGAGAGATGTTCCGAAAAGGTTTTGGCTTTCTCTTCGTCTGTCCGTGCCCATGTACCATCTAATTTTCTTATAGGATGCGATACATTAATGGGCCGTTTTAGTTTCCGGGTGGCTTTCCATAAAGAATAATCCGAGGAAGCAGTAGCATCCAGGCCGGTGAGGTAAATGTGGAAACCATCATTTCTATCTTTCTCCAGAGTGCGCTTTAGTTGTCTGCTAGCGTGATTGAGCTGTTTTTTCGCAATAGGGTCTCTGGTTGTTTGCCAGCGTTTTCGTAGTCTccttttgttaattattttttcaaatatatgttTTGCTACATGGGTATCCTGATTTCTAGATGGTAGAGGTGGGGTCGATGACCAAGCTGCATTTTGCACACACTTGGTGAAGTAAAGCACCGCTTCTGTTATATCCTCCTTCGATTTTAGACGAACTGATTCTTTGAATGCTTGATCTGTGAGCTCCCTGAATAGTGACCAGTCAGTTCTATTGTTATGCAGAACGCATTTCCTGATACATTCTTGAGGGGTTGTACGCAATTCTACAATGATTGGAGAGTGATCGGAAGATAGGTCCCAGCAACTCTCACACGATATGATGTTCTTTGCAATTCCCTGGCTGACACAAAAGTCTATAACGTCTGGGATTTATAGATATGATTTGTTTCTCGTTTAGATGAATTTTTAGGGCAAAAGATCCTGCGGACATTCACCAGCGAGACGGACAGACCAAATCAAAAGAACACCAGccactaataaataattgtagtaAGAGACACCATGAAAAGAGACCGGTGGAGACAAATCATCCATTAGGACCGACAAAAGaaagatattaattatgttatgtCACATAATTTTCCCATGAACAAAACAtagttctaaaataaataaatgcttgataattcttaaaattgcAATTCCCAGTTATATAATCTACACTACATTTGTTATGCAACTGTACTACACAATAAAACCCACGAAAGCGATCCCGGCAGCGACTCACCTCACGTGGTTGTTGAGGTGCTCCTTGCGCGTGAAGGTCTTGTTGCAGTACGTGCAGGCGTGCGGCGACTCGCCCGTGTGCGTGCGCACGTGCGTTTTAAGGTGTTCCTTCCGCACGAACGCGCGGGGACATAGCGTACACTTGTATGGAGCCTCCCCTGTATGCTGTCTGCACAGAGTACATTCCGATTTGAATAACACACATAACTCATAACAGTCACACCGCTAGCGGAAGCAAAGATAAGCTCGTCTCAAATCGGAATGCACAATGCTGTGCTACTATTAGCATAAAGGAAACTTCACACAAATGCCacttttaattcttttttttttttttaatttgtgtggTGAGTTAGTAGTTACATGCACAAGCTGCCAGGtctactttaaattttaatcaagcAAATACAACACATATAACATTTTGTAGCACAGCATTATGTCGATTATGTGGCGAAATCATAGAAGAAAACacatatacaattttatcaacagaattaatcatatttttattcccaatattcaaattagtaaaattataataagaactacccatacacaaaaaaaaacgtaaaaattaataacttaattttcCTTATGGGAGAAGCATTCTAAATTCATTGATCTCTGATGTAATATTAGTTAGTGAATCTCTAAATTgctacttaattaaaataagaaatacattttctaccaattatgtataaaatctACTACATTCTACTAGCACACAATTTTTCTTACCTTTTTGtgaatgttaattaaaatatcttcgAATATGCGTAGCATTGCGTATAATATCTAGTAACATTTCATAAATCTATTGAATTACCTGATATGATTAGTGAGGTGTTCTTTTCTGGTGAAGGATTTAGCACAGTATGTACACCGGTGCGGGGATTCGCCCGTGTGTTGTCGCACGTGATTCGTCAAGTGCTCTTTGCGCGTAAACGACTTCGTGCAGAAAGAACATTTGTGCGGAGACTCGCCCGTGTGCTGCCGGACGTGGTTCACTACAAAAggaaaaacaacatttttagATTTTCCAAACAGTGAGTTcatcttaaaataactttgaatttttagtttgtactttagtaatttttttttattattttttaacttaatattCAGTGTTTTGACCTCTACTCAGGTGGGAGACCTgatgttaattgttatgtttaaaatttaaatatatataaaatatttctattacaAGTTTCGTGACACTAGAACAAAAAATCCATCCATATTCTCTCCATTactttaacaaataatttacatttccaagacaaaacaacattaaataaattaaaattacctaaATGATCCTTCCTGGTGAAGGCTTTGGGACAGTAGCCGCACTGGAAGGGCGTCTCGCCCGTGTGCTGACGCACGTGGTTGACGAGGTGTTCGCGGCGCGTGAACGACTTCGAGCAGAAGTTGCAGCGGTGCGGCGACTCGCCCGTGTGCTGGCGCACGTGGTTCAATAGATGCTCCTTGCGCGTAAACGTCTTTGAGCAGAAGTCGCAGCGGTGCGGGGTTTCAcctgtaaaattaaatcattgcgtgctaatgaaattttaaaaagtaagttaatattttttcactaaGATTACTGAGCAAAAAAAACACTTCAAAACTGCTACTAAAACAGCAGCCAATTCTAAATGTAAGAAATCccaatttcagtgtaaatccAAGCCTGAGCACCGAGGCGTGATAGAACTAAGCGTATTAAGGAAGCGATACTAACCGGAGTGCCACAATATGTGATTGGTGAAGTGTTCCTTTCTCGTGAACGACTTGCCGCACACTTCGCATCGGAACGGCGTGTCGTTAGTATGCGAGCGCATATGGTTCACTAAATGCTCCTTCCTAGTATACTTCTTGCCGCATATTTGACAATGGTGCGGCGTTTCACCTATTCAAGCGGgcagaaaataaaatgtttcatCAATGATGCAACTATGTTTTCAAAAATTTCCGTGCATTTATTTGTTAGTCGCCCTAAACGATGTAAGCGAACTATAGATGCTTGAAATGTAGCTTAACATGACTAGCTTGATATGCGGGACAAATAGTTGAATCATTCAGTAACTTTCTACTTTCTGCACCACTTGCAAATTCCCTGATATAGGTGCAGGCTTggtttcacatttttctcttTATTGAATGTATGATGtgctattttaaaacttaatactAAAGCGTTAATAACTTCAAGcagaaagaaagaaacatttaaatgctcataaaaaataaaaaatgctgCATGATTGCCTaacatgtttaaataaaaattaatcttgtAGTATGCAAATGAagagataattatattttactttcattTGTGTTAGTTgcattaattgtatttatttattattttaagataacTTATTTGGACTAATACAATTTGATAATTACAATTCtgtaacataaatttaaacaaatctTATGCCACACTTACCAGTATGCCACATGACGTGGTTCATAAAATGCTCCTTCCTTGTGAAGCTCTTCTTGCAAATTTCGCAGCGATGCGGAGTTTCGCCCGTGTGCTTTCGTACGTGATTCACCATGTGCTCTTTGCGCGTAAATGTTTTTGAACAGTATTGACATCTGTAATAGAGAAAGATATTACATTTATGTAGATGTTAATtcatacttttattaatttcgagGGAAAACATactacactaaaataataataaatgaatcaaTTAAGTGGAATTTACAGAATGGATTTTTGAAcacatgaatataaaataggtGAACAAACTacatgtaacataatattatcactaaAACTTtgactatattattatgaacatAATGAGAGAACACAAAGAATATGTGAATAAATTCTAGTAACCTGTAAGGTGTCTCTCCAGTGTGCGTCCGTACATGGTTATCGAGGTGCTCCTTACGCCAGAATGTCTTGTGACATGTGGAGCAAGCATATGGCTTGTCTTGGGAGAGACGTTTCGCTTGTCTCTCGGCAAGGTCGCCAGCTAAAAACATAGATAATTTAGAATAATTACATACAAATGTTGTGTAGTTCTATCTATTGATGTAAGTGTCATAAAATGTTAAGagtagataattattaagctttttaaaaaaatcttacctAAATGACATTTGCCATGTTTTGATAGTTCTGTGGGATTGGAGAAGGCATTTCCACATACTTGACATGTGTATGGTTTATTTTCTCCGTGATATCGCCtgtataaaagaaattaaaaaatcatccatatgaagtaaaattttatgagtACTTATAAACGTTAGAGTACTTTGTctcaattataaaaacaaaatattatgatgtatttACCTGTGAACAATAAGTTGATATCTAAATTGGAATATTTTTCCACAAATATCACAGGAATGATGACCAGGAGAGGCCTCGGCTTCTGACATGGTTGCACTAGTTCCCGCTTCTATCTCCACTTCGTATAATACAGGCTTGAAAACAAagatttttacataaatattttgtgtaatcataaatgatatttgaatttaatgtGTGTTACCTTTTTTTAGAgtataatgtacataataatgcatttacaggatatagaaaaacatatttacatcaatcacaataaaattcatcattcattattttttaattttaataaccattttttttcgtattcatttatataaacaactttttttactCACCTTAGACTCTTGCGTTTGTTGCTGCGGTTGCTGCTGTTGCGGTTGTTGCGCCTCCGAGTTGAGTTTCCCGAAAACCTCATGATATGCGAGAAGCTGAGACAAATCCTCAACATTAACTTTGTACATTGCGTGCAAGTCGTGGTCTGACGCCGCTGCAGATATCTTCACCACAGCGCCTTCCATGCCCATTGCACCAACACTCTGTAAACACAGTTTTAGATAGTAATCTAGCTTGatacataaaaacattcaTACACACATGATAAAACatgtcaatttttttcttgtaaAAGACAACATACCAAATAATGTCATTTTTCTATGGTTTGGATACTAGTGAAAATACTGGACACAGTTTCTTTGTTCTGACATCACCAGTTAAGTCATACAAGCCTTACCTTCAAATCAATCCCTTTGATATCTTTTATTTCAGTGGGTGCAGCAAACTGCGCCGCCTCAATTTTACCGACATTCTTTTCATCTTTAACCAACAAGGGATCTGCTGCACTTGTTTCTATAGATGTTGTTCCGTCAGGATTTTGTGTGACTAATATATTTGCTGGTTCGCCGGTAGCTTGCTCAATGCGAACCACACTATCTATTACCTGTGATAAACgaaaatttataacattaatgtGGCAATAATTAAAGgtatagtataataaaaaaaaagaattggcaAATGAAACCGTAATAAAACAAGTAGaagaaatgtaaattaaattattaatttttcattatctaccacataattatattgaattaagggctgatttttcaattcttggttaaaacttatttgtagaataacgtattaaactaccatttatgaaatgtattctaattgccagtatttgacagtttacaggtgacattttaatattatcgtgtaatactttattggacgggtaagttttatccaaggatagaaaaatcggccctaaacaaaatatttataagtttagGCTATTcaattatagtagagccattttaataggcaacatttgacagttcaacaaaattcaacaacgtaacctagtaacgacgacatagaataacatgatatttcgttttgttagaactgcacatttgcttaacttttttcaattacgattacatatttataataataatgaccgatacaagtaattttaagatttcattttactgataaaccatcctaaatataataaacaatttctgaattgaagaactgacgtcgctacaattttgtgtcaataagccttttttctttttaaatactagagacgttactctaaaaatcgaaatctgacatctagaatcaaatgcattgattacttgtgaataaaagttatcataaattaataaattcgattgagaAATGTTTCAAaaccgtatcgattaatacactttaatcgatgtttttaagcaggttacctctcttcgaagataaaattgatagacgtcaaatgttgcctattaaattggctcgactttAATTTACCATTAACTTTACCTCACTACTAGCCCTGTAGATAAAGTGGtttctaacaaaaatatatttaaaacttcttACCTCATTGactcacattttttttttgcattttgtcacaatatttttgtgtaataaaaataccaaacTTTTACTATGAGATTGCTTttaagcaataaggccgccttcttctatgtatttttgtgttacttttcttttaaattattttatttggttttcTCTTTCTtgtgtatatgtatatgtacaataaaatataaataaaataaaatatgaccTTATGAGTACAATCTTATACAAACCTGATGATGTCCAACAATCTGTTGCAACTGGTGCACAGTGAGGGTGTGGTCGGTTGGCATCTTGATAGTTTCGTGTAGTTCATCCTTGTCCACAAGCTTGCCGCCCCCTGGCTCCACCACAGTAACAATACCATCTTCGCTTACTGTCAGTTGAATCTATAGAAAAAGAATTggtaaaatactaaatatctcaaagtttgttttttgtataatatgtataaataaaaaatacaagtgtggatatttcatttaaaactattaatacaattatagcaaatgatatattatgatgaatattgaaaatgttgactaagggccgatttttcaatgcttggataaaacttattcgtcgaataatgtacaaaactaccattttaaaaacgaattctaattgcccgtatttgacagtttacgtgacattttaatattatcgtgtaatactttattggacggataagttttatccaagcattgaaaaatcggccctgattgaaataatgttacaaataaaatataatattttcctgTACATATTGAAACTTGTGACAACTGACAACTGTTAagtatttgtaaaatttacattaaaagtgTCAAAGATAAAGATTAAGTAACTTACCTCGCTCACCTAAAGTTTGATGATTGCATAAGAGTGAAAACAGGCATATGATTAGTTAATTTACATGTACATGTGAATTACTCTTATGATGGATGCATGATATTATTGAAGAATTTACTTAAAAGAGTATATATGTAGTTCCTTCCATGAATAGAACATTAaattagtacctataatatCACTTGatgactattttttattaggtactatttatttttgaattttcgaCAGAGTATACAGATTACATTCGTTACATCTAATACAAGTACATGATCTTCTGCACCTCTAATTATAGGAAATTACAGCGTTCAAAATGTTAATTACGATTACAATtcatcaatttattaaaaagtattacaattacaaatttaaaattacaattatattagtcaaattataaaaaaaaattatataataaaaatgtaatgagcaattaattatatacagaattcaaataattattattaaaattgcaaattttattcaattacaattatattaaaattaatcactacaataaaataaaaattatataggttggttacatttaataaaggaaaattttaaatttaattataatttaattaaaaattattacatagaTTGTCatgtttaaagtaaataattctATATTTACACACCTGTTGGTTGGCATGCTCAGGCCGGGCAGCCATCAACTGTTGTTGAAGTAGGTGTTGCTGCAAAACAATAGGctaattgaaattttatgaccattcaagttattttaaatacccaagtattaattttaataaaatactaaacaTCTAAAgatctttaaaaaatctaaacttAAATAAGACCAACTTAATATGTACTTGTTGTATAATCTGTGATCTTGTAGTTACACTTGTAATAAAGGTTAGATCAAGCCTTTGTTAAATGGTCTacaagtatattataatttcgaaatgtgtttattgtttaaaccATGCTATTGACATATAGGATTAAATCAACTAAATACTTCATGCATGATAAAAGGAACTAACTAGACTGAcacagaaattaaaataaattctatcaaataatgattaaaataaagtctCTTATTTTTCCTATAGACAGTATCTCATGCACGTCTAAAACATATGCATTACACAGATGTTCTACCTGCTAGTCTACAGCACATGTTTATCATTCCCGCTAGAATAGGTAGTGGGTTACCACATAATTTACCATATCAATGTTATGGTGTTGAACAAACTCGACCCGATTATTGGGTACCTGCTGGTGAGAAGCCTGCCCTGAACCAACCGACACCTGTGAAGCTCCAGCTGCGGCTTGCTGTGCTGTGAGCTCTTGTTGCTGATTATGTGCCACAAGAgcttctaaaaataaataaaatatcaataaatgcATTGAAGCCCCATCCAATCATTATGATTATCAACATTTATAATCACAGATCCAACAATTATTTCTATTGTTGCTCTgtatctttgtaaataaagttaGAATTACCATGTCCTTGTCCTGATTGAGTTGTTATTATTTGAGATATGGGAATCTGTTGACCACCAGCAGACACTGTGACCTGTGGCTGGCCTGAGTGATgacctaatattatattaggatCTCCGTTCAGTATACTAGCATGTGCTTGTCCAAGATCCTAGAATGATTggatatatttaattacacaTTTGTAACAGATAATACTTTACTTTCCtaagaaatgtataataagtatgtacttatttataataatataataataaatgttcaaTTGAAACTATATTAAGTATAACAATACCAGcacattaacataatattatttcaaaaggactggCTCATTACActatttgttaataaaataattggaatCTTTTAACTGATAGTAGAAAAAATGAGTATAAttcttatacaaaatatttgagtAGCTTTTTAGTtttctatacaaaaataaatttcaaaaaataataaaaaaaaattaaattaagtaagtaggaaggtaggtaggtatttttttgtaaaaaaaaactcttgtATCAACAGTAGTAGATCAAAGGTAAATTAAAGTTGGTTAGTTGAACATGGTgatacaataaaacaacaaattggGAAAACCAATAGGAAACATGATCATTCTATACCTGGACAGGCTTCCCATTTTCAATCCTAGCATTGGCTGGTAGGCCATACACAGAAA
It includes:
- the LOC123695766 gene encoding zinc finger protein 595-like isoform X1, yielding MNQDHHSINAGGGQPPGNTESQNQRVQSAQQQQQSNLTPATSATDLRVNSAAVNVALSSVAKYWVFTNLFPGPLPQVSVYGLPANARIENGKPVQDLGQAHASILNGDPNIILGHHSGQPQVTVSAGGQQIPISQIITTQSGQGHEALVAHNQQQELTAQQAAAGASQVSVGSGQASHQQVPNNRVEFVQHHNIDMQHLLQQQLMAARPEHANQQIQLTVSEDGIVTVVEPGGGKLVDKDELHETIKMPTDHTLTVHQLQQIVGHHQVIDSVVRIEQATGEPANILVTQNPDGTTSIETSAADPLLVKDEKNVGKIEAAQFAAPTEIKDIKGIDLKSVGAMGMEGAVVKISAAASDHDLHAMYKVNVEDLSQLLAYHEVFGKLNSEAQQPQQQQPQQQTQESKPVLYEVEIEAGTSATMSEAEASPGHHSCDICGKIFQFRYQLIVHRRYHGENKPYTCQVCGNAFSNPTELSKHGKCHLAGDLAERQAKRLSQDKPYACSTCHKTFWRKEHLDNHVRTHTGETPYRCQYCSKTFTRKEHMVNHVRKHTGETPHRCEICKKSFTRKEHFMNHVMWHTGETPHHCQICGKKYTRKEHLVNHMRSHTNDTPFRCEVCGKSFTRKEHFTNHILWHSGETPHRCDFCSKTFTRKEHLLNHVRQHTGESPHRCNFCSKSFTRREHLVNHVRQHTGETPFQCGYCPKAFTRKDHLVNHVRQHTGESPHKCSFCTKSFTRKEHLTNHVRQHTGESPHRCTYCAKSFTRKEHLTNHIRQHTGEAPYKCTLCPRAFVRKEHLKTHVRTHTGESPHACTYCNKTFTRKEHLNNHVRQHTGETPFKCTYCVKSFSRKEHLTNHMHLHTGETPHKCPFCTKTFSRKEHLTNHVRIHTGESPHWCQFCKKTFTRKEHLTNHMKQHTGDSSHACKICSKPFTRKEHLVTHMRSHSCGERPYSCGECGKSFPLKGNLLFHERSHNKGANSKVFKCEVCSKDFMCKSHLVTHRRSHAATAENNATAEPPVEIEDCTNECNKCDGKDPLDVDRKPDIRASSESRSTENTATQAQTNTVMQITTQQVQSTAATSATNVTAGTFTATQHHAGAAIAHHPVTVNY
- the LOC123695766 gene encoding zinc finger protein 571-like isoform X3, translated to MNQDHHSINAGGGQPPGNTESQNQRVQSAQQQQQSNLTPATSATDLRVNSAAVNVALSSVAKYWVFTNLFPGPLPQVSVYGLPANARIENGKPVQDLGQAHASILNGDPNIILGHHSGQPQVTVSAGGQQIPISQIITTQSGQGHEALVAHNQQQELTAQQAAAGASQVSVGSGQASHQQVPNNRVEFVQHHNIDMQHLLQQQLMAARPEHANQQIQLTVSEDGIVTVVEPGGGKLVDKDELHETIKMPTDHTLTVHQLQQIVGHHQVIDSVVRIEQATGEPANILVTQNPDGTTSIETSAADPLLVKDEKNVGKIEAAQFAAPTEIKDIKGIDLKSVGAMGMEGAVVKISAAASDHDLHAMYKVNVEDLSQLLAYHEVFGKLNSEAQQPQQQQPQQQTQESKPVLYEVEIEAGTSATMSEAEASPGHHSCDICGKIFQFRYQLIVHRRYHGENKPYTCQVCGNAFSNPTELSKHGKCHLAGDLAERQAKRLSQDKPYACSTCHKTFWRKEHLDNHVRTHTGETPYRCQYCSKTFTRKEHMVNHVRKHTGETPHRCEICKKSFTRKEHFMNHVMWHTGETPHHCQICGKKYTRKEHLVNHMRSHTNDTPFRCEVCGKSFTRKEHFTNHILWHSGETPHRCDFCSKTFTRKEHLLNHVRQHTGESPHRCNFCSKSFTRREHLVNHVRQHTGETPFQCGYCPKAFTRKDHLVNHVRQHTGESPHKCSFCTKSFTRKEHLTNHVRQHTGESPHRCTYCAKSFTRKEHLTNHIRQHTGEAPYKCTLCPRAFVRKEHLKTHVRTHTGESPHACTYCNKTFTRKEHLNNHVRQHTGETPFKCTYCVKSFSRKEHLTNHMHLHTGETPHKCPFCTKTFSRKEHLTNHVRIHTGESPHWCQFCKKTFTRKEHLTNHMKQHTGDSSHACKICSKPFTRKEHLVTHMRSHSCGERPYSCGECGKSFPLKGNLLFHERSHNKGANSKVFKCEVCSKDFMCKSHLVTHRRSHAATAENNATAEPPVEIEDCTNECNKCDGKDPLDVDRKPDIRASSESRSTENTATQAQTNTVMQITTQENVFSKCNQQQQQAQPTSLLALLLQHSTTPALR
- the LOC123695766 gene encoding zinc finger protein 571-like isoform X5, encoding MNQDHHSINAGGGQPPGNTESQNQRVQSAQQQQQSNLTPATSATDLRVNSAAVNVALSSVAKYWVFTNLFPGPLPQVSVYGLPANARIENGKPVQDLGQAHASILNGDPNIILGHHSGQPQVTVSAGGQQIPISQIITTQSGQGHALVAHNQQQELTAQQAAAGASQVSVGSGQASHQQQHLLQQQLMAARPEHANQQIQLTVSEDGIVTVVEPGGGKLVDKDELHETIKMPTDHTLTVHQLQQIVGHHQVIDSVVRIEQATGEPANILVTQNPDGTTSIETSAADPLLVKDEKNVGKIEAAQFAAPTEIKDIKGIDLKSVGAMGMEGAVVKISAAASDHDLHAMYKVNVEDLSQLLAYHEVFGKLNSEAQQPQQQQPQQQTQESKPVLYEVEIEAGTSATMSEAEASPGHHSCDICGKIFQFRYQLIVHRRYHGENKPYTCQVCGNAFSNPTELSKHGKCHLAGDLAERQAKRLSQDKPYACSTCHKTFWRKEHLDNHVRTHTGETPYRCQYCSKTFTRKEHMVNHVRKHTGETPHRCEICKKSFTRKEHFMNHVMWHTGETPHHCQICGKKYTRKEHLVNHMRSHTNDTPFRCEVCGKSFTRKEHFTNHILWHSGETPHRCDFCSKTFTRKEHLLNHVRQHTGESPHRCNFCSKSFTRREHLVNHVRQHTGETPFQCGYCPKAFTRKDHLVNHVRQHTGESPHKCSFCTKSFTRKEHLTNHVRQHTGESPHRCTYCAKSFTRKEHLTNHIRQHTGEAPYKCTLCPRAFVRKEHLKTHVRTHTGESPHACTYCNKTFTRKEHLNNHVRQHTGETPFKCTYCVKSFSRKEHLTNHMHLHTGETPHKCPFCTKTFSRKEHLTNHVRIHTGESPHWCQFCKKTFTRKEHLTNHMKQHTGDSSHACKICSKPFTRKEHLVTHMRSHSCGERPYSCGECGKSFPLKGNLLFHERSHNKGANSKVFKCEVCSKDFMCKSHLVTHRRSHAATAENNATAEPPVEIEDCTNECNKCDGKDPLDVDRKPDIRASSESRSTENTATQAQTNTVMQITTQQVQSTAATSATNVTAGTFTATQHHAGAAIAHHPVTVNY
- the LOC123695766 gene encoding zinc finger protein 571-like isoform X7 is translated as MNQDHHSINAGGGQPPGNTESQNQRVQSAQQQQQSNLTPATSATDLRVNSAAVNVALSSVAKYWVFTNLFPGPLPQVSVYGLPANARIENGKPVQDLGQAHASILNGDPNIILGHHSGQPQVTVSAGGQQIPISQIITTQSGQGHEALVAHNQQQELTAQQAAAGASQVSVGSGQASHQQVPNNRVEFVQHHNIDMQHLLQQQLMAARPEHANQQIQLTVSEDGIVTVVEPGGGKLVDKDELHETIKMPTDHTLTVHQLQQIVGHHQVIDSVVRIEQATGEPANILVTQNPDGTTSIETSAADPLLVKDEKNVGKIEAAQFAAPTEIKDIKGIDLKSVGAMGMEGAVVKISAAASDHDLHAMYKVNVEDLSQLLAYHEVFGKLNSEAQQPQQQQPQQQTQESKPVLYEVEIEAGTSATMSEAEASPGHHSCDICGKIFQFRYQLIVHRRYHGENKPYTCQVCGNAFSNPTELSKHGKCHLAGDLAERQAKRLSQDKPYACSTCHKTFWRKEHLDNHVRTHTGETPYRCQYCSKTFTRKEHMVNHVRKHTGETPHRCEICKKSFTRKEHFMNHVMWHTGETPHRCDFCSKTFTRKEHLLNHVRQHTGESPHRCNFCSKSFTRREHLVNHVRQHTGETPFQCGYCPKAFTRKDHLVNHVRQHTGESPHKCSFCTKSFTRKEHLTNHVRQHTGESPHRCTYCAKSFTRKEHLTNHIRQHTGEAPYKCTLCPRAFVRKEHLKTHVRTHTGESPHACTYCNKTFTRKEHLNNHVRQHTGETPFKCTYCVKSFSRKEHLTNHMHLHTGETPHKCPFCTKTFSRKEHLTNHVRIHTGESPHWCQFCKKTFTRKEHLTNHMKQHTGDSSHACKICSKPFTRKEHLVTHMRSHSCGERPYSCGECGKSFPLKGNLLFHERSHNKGANSKVFKCEVCSKDFMCKSHLVTHRRSHAATAENNATAEPPVEIEDCTNECNKCDGKDPLDVDRKPDIRASSESRSTENTATQAQTNTVMQITTQQVQSTAATSATNVTAGTFTATQHHAGAAIAHHPVTVNY
- the LOC123695766 gene encoding zinc finger protein 595-like isoform X2 — its product is MNQDHHSINAGGGQPPGNTESQNQRVQSAQQQQQSNLTPATSATDLRVNSAAVNVALSSVAKYWVFTNLFPGPLPQVSVYGLPANARIENGKPVQDLGQAHASILNGDPNIILGHHSGQPQVTVSAGGQQIPISQIITTQSGQGHALVAHNQQQELTAQQAAAGASQVSVGSGQASHQQVPNNRVEFVQHHNIDMQHLLQQQLMAARPEHANQQIQLTVSEDGIVTVVEPGGGKLVDKDELHETIKMPTDHTLTVHQLQQIVGHHQVIDSVVRIEQATGEPANILVTQNPDGTTSIETSAADPLLVKDEKNVGKIEAAQFAAPTEIKDIKGIDLKSVGAMGMEGAVVKISAAASDHDLHAMYKVNVEDLSQLLAYHEVFGKLNSEAQQPQQQQPQQQTQESKPVLYEVEIEAGTSATMSEAEASPGHHSCDICGKIFQFRYQLIVHRRYHGENKPYTCQVCGNAFSNPTELSKHGKCHLAGDLAERQAKRLSQDKPYACSTCHKTFWRKEHLDNHVRTHTGETPYRCQYCSKTFTRKEHMVNHVRKHTGETPHRCEICKKSFTRKEHFMNHVMWHTGETPHHCQICGKKYTRKEHLVNHMRSHTNDTPFRCEVCGKSFTRKEHFTNHILWHSGETPHRCDFCSKTFTRKEHLLNHVRQHTGESPHRCNFCSKSFTRREHLVNHVRQHTGETPFQCGYCPKAFTRKDHLVNHVRQHTGESPHKCSFCTKSFTRKEHLTNHVRQHTGESPHRCTYCAKSFTRKEHLTNHIRQHTGEAPYKCTLCPRAFVRKEHLKTHVRTHTGESPHACTYCNKTFTRKEHLNNHVRQHTGETPFKCTYCVKSFSRKEHLTNHMHLHTGETPHKCPFCTKTFSRKEHLTNHVRIHTGESPHWCQFCKKTFTRKEHLTNHMKQHTGDSSHACKICSKPFTRKEHLVTHMRSHSCGERPYSCGECGKSFPLKGNLLFHERSHNKGANSKVFKCEVCSKDFMCKSHLVTHRRSHAATAENNATAEPPVEIEDCTNECNKCDGKDPLDVDRKPDIRASSESRSTENTATQAQTNTVMQITTQQVQSTAATSATNVTAGTFTATQHHAGAAIAHHPVTVNY